Proteins co-encoded in one Spirosoma endbachense genomic window:
- a CDS encoding peptidylprolyl isomerase — MPNVLLLLVYIISLATPSKPPKTYPIGQIKTNMGEVLFWLYDETPNHKASFMKLANQNYWDTLTFNRVIKNFVAQGGCPDTPAGFADSPYLLKPEFRPAIRHIYGAVGAGRDNNPQMLSAGCQFYIVQNKKGEHRLDDKFTVFGQVFKGMEVIDAIVAVKTDTTDTPLSPIKLDINVINLTAPELAKLGYVVK, encoded by the coding sequence ATGCCAAACGTCCTGCTTCTTCTCGTCTACATCATTTCTTTGGCGACACCATCAAAGCCCCCCAAAACCTACCCGATTGGGCAGATAAAAACCAACATGGGCGAGGTGCTTTTCTGGCTTTATGACGAAACTCCCAACCATAAGGCCAGTTTCATGAAGCTTGCTAATCAGAATTATTGGGACACACTAACGTTTAACCGCGTAATCAAAAATTTTGTGGCACAGGGTGGCTGCCCGGATACACCGGCTGGCTTTGCCGACTCCCCTTATTTATTGAAACCAGAATTCAGGCCAGCGATTCGGCACATATATGGAGCCGTTGGCGCTGGCCGCGACAACAATCCGCAAATGCTTTCAGCAGGATGTCAGTTTTACATCGTACAAAACAAAAAAGGCGAACACCGTCTCGATGATAAATTTACCGTATTCGGACAGGTCTTTAAAGGGATGGAGGTGATCGATGCAATTGTTGCGGTAAAAACCGATACTACCGATACGCCCTTATCGCCGATCAAGCTGGATATCAACGTCATTAATCTCACCGCTCCGGAGTTGGCAAAGCTTGGTTATGTAGTTAAGTGA
- the hisIE gene encoding bifunctional phosphoribosyl-AMP cyclohydrolase/phosphoribosyl-ATP diphosphatase HisIE: MNADINFDKSSDGLLPAVIQDAETGKVLMLGYMNREAYDKTVTDKIVTFFSRSKQRLWTKGETSNNFLHVREILVDCDGDTLLIKANPAGPVCHTGADTCFDEVNQGKGQFLNYLQNIIHDRKVNPSDKSYTTTLFNRGVNKIAQKVGEEAVELVIEAKDDNDDLFKGEAADLLFHFLVLLEQKNMHLDDIVAVLQSRHQKQ, encoded by the coding sequence ATGAATGCTGATATAAATTTTGATAAATCGTCCGACGGTCTCCTTCCCGCTGTAATTCAGGATGCCGAAACCGGCAAAGTGCTGATGCTGGGCTACATGAATCGTGAAGCATACGATAAAACCGTTACCGATAAGATTGTAACATTCTTTAGTCGAAGCAAACAGCGGCTCTGGACGAAAGGCGAAACATCGAACAATTTTCTACACGTTCGCGAAATTCTGGTAGACTGCGATGGCGATACGTTATTAATCAAAGCTAACCCGGCCGGACCCGTTTGTCATACGGGTGCCGATACGTGTTTTGACGAAGTGAATCAAGGCAAAGGTCAGTTTCTGAACTACTTACAAAACATCATTCATGACCGCAAGGTTAATCCGTCCGATAAATCGTATACAACAACACTATTTAATCGGGGGGTAAATAAGATTGCGCAGAAAGTAGGAGAAGAAGCCGTTGAGCTGGTCATTGAAGCGAAAGACGACAACGACGATTTGTTTAAAGGCGAAGCTGCCGACTTGCTATTTCATTTTCTGGTTCTTCTGGAACAGAAAAATATGCATCTGGACGACATTGTAGCCGTATTACAGTCACGCCATCAAAAACAATAG
- a CDS encoding alpha-2-macroglobulin family protein has product MNPIMTLFFVLLALAASAQKNQNTPASQPDYARDWKRADSLAAKGLPKSALDIATRIYKEAKATRNYPQVAKAAMHRMIFRSYSDEDAYVELVRSLQSDIQDTPEPSKSVLQSVLADIYWQYFQQNRYKFYDRATTGRPTKGSGSAVSDKPEKTTDSTADFRTWDAQRLVGAVTTAYLASVRAKDLLQKTPLAEFDALLEKGDADARPLRPTLYDLLAHRAISFFQNSEPDLLKPVFKFDLDKPDYLAGPDVFAKLIIQSQDSLSGRYHALLLYQQLVTFHLPDSNPAALADADALRLAFVHQHSVVPNKDSLYSQALEKQVTQYKNQPAEAIYAYQLAEFLANFGSPIRPLDDEDDLTTESVDPGPSRWNNKRAADICRDLVRRFPKTLAGQQTFQLLNRLLTPSYTVQVERVNAPDQPFRALVNYQNVSKITYRIIKLTVSELDTYRINNGDDEQRKKFTAWLKRPVIAEKSVTLPDDGDLNRHSVEMPLKGLPVGHYLLLAITDDKFQEKAESVQYSTFSVSRLGYLLQPMNNGEASQKLIVTNRLTGAPLPNVSVAIIESPRTASGKKQVRTDTNGQVRISVSEMPAQTAFSYLIAEGNDTLLSDRQYHYSYNNRQNGEQPRIYGHLFTDRAIYRPGQLIYVKGLLYEGQMNQYAVVMNRDVKLELIDHNGERVTQQTLKTNEFGTFNTSFTAPVGKLTGTMTIQTSFGAASIRVEEYKRPTFEVKVKPIKQSFKLEQTVSLTAEAKTFSGAVVDGADVRYRIVRKLRERWYWWYDHRGGGSRTTNQAEIANGVAQTDAKGNVVIAFTAVPDRQKARQDNPVFEFEVTIDVTDRAGETRSTTQTLQIGYSALQAELTIPEQVEKDKAAAFPVKITNQSGEKVSAKGQLTVYKLQAPTRPLRNRLWARPDRQLLSREEFERLFPNDLYANENDPRSWPKGEVVQQQSITTPADSLIKPDLNRYAVGDYVAELTVKDSAGETTKERVFFAVVDDKQPIASTRTDGWVQVRKATVEPGEEAIFLVGTSQPGWVLMTVEENHVIVREEWFKTDGRPRRISLPVTEKQRGGFGVYCSMVQNGRLYQKSQPITVPFTNKQLTIETQTFRNKLKPGQQEEWILTIGGLNGVPAEMVATLYDASLDAFDVLNWPTSVYHPYFPTFYGWQSGSFSTQSSSFLIATYHPQSPAPVRHYDQLGWMGYQFAPYGNRPFVRNPVGPNGSSDGAIQVTVRRSGKAINGTIKQKNGTAVEGANILIRGTVNGAISDKKGNFALTADSETGEITLVFSQIGYIINEVTIKQKAISFQLMPDARALNEVVVVGYGAQKRMEAAGGSIRAMAAPAAASMADGFAPGQALAKEAAPDEAPKKQTELINPRKNFNETAFFIPEIKTDAQGRVVLKFTMPEALTRWRLLAFAHTKDLKIGTLEREIVTQKELMITANAPRFLREGDTIRVTARINNLTDKVMPVLANLSLSDALTGEPIDQKLVRTSLQTSATVAAGQGQSVGWTLVVPAGLETVTCRLTARSGTFTDGEEFTVPILPNRMLVTDTQPFWVNGRETKEFKLKGLTNLNPELPVQHERLTVEVTSNPTWYALQSLPYLMEYRYECAEQLFSRLYANSLAAHIVGSKPAFKQVIAEWQKNPPKSPLQSNEELRAVALENSPWLADARSEAARQSQLGQLLDQNRMAAEQERAFEKLQQLQTSGGGFRWFGGMEPSLSMTLHVLSGFGHLQKLGVRFPDDMQTSLSEMQTNAIRYADAEMKRWVQEQKKDKAAPFRYFSAIQYLYARSFYLDKPVDKDMLTFLKQRVSDDWLKQSLQGQALSAMALYRFGDKVTPAAILRSLLERTRQSEELGTYWPDNTSGLYWYQTPIETQAYLIEAFDEIKQDRAVVDNMKRWLLRQKQTQSWSSTKATTEAIYALLLRGSDWLDTKPNTQVSLGGQSIESRVTKTETITGYQKVTYAASEIKPEMGVIQITKKADGPAWGALYWQHFEPLDRVMPGSAGLSVQKTLYVQHDSPKGPVIAQVTPQTALKPGDLIKVRLILKTDRAMEYVHLKDGRASGFEPVAALSGYKYQNGLGYYESPRDASTDFFMSYLPVGTHVFEYDLRVAQTGDFSAGVATVQCFYAPEFAAHSAGERVKVK; this is encoded by the coding sequence ATGAATCCGATTATGACTTTATTTTTTGTTCTGCTGGCGCTGGCGGCTTCAGCCCAGAAAAACCAGAACACTCCGGCAAGTCAGCCTGATTATGCGCGTGACTGGAAACGGGCTGATTCGCTGGCAGCTAAAGGCTTGCCCAAATCAGCACTCGACATAGCAACCCGGATTTATAAGGAAGCTAAAGCAACCCGCAATTACCCGCAAGTGGCCAAAGCGGCCATGCACCGGATGATTTTCCGGAGTTATTCCGACGAAGATGCTTACGTGGAGCTTGTACGATCACTTCAGAGTGATATTCAGGATACACCCGAGCCATCAAAGTCGGTCCTGCAATCGGTGCTGGCCGACATCTATTGGCAGTATTTTCAGCAAAATCGCTACAAATTTTATGATCGCGCCACGACAGGACGGCCCACCAAAGGTTCAGGTAGTGCTGTTTCGGATAAGCCTGAAAAAACGACTGACTCCACCGCTGATTTCAGAACGTGGGATGCCCAACGGCTTGTTGGCGCGGTAACGACCGCTTATCTGGCTTCCGTTCGGGCAAAAGACCTACTACAAAAAACACCGCTTGCCGAGTTTGACGCGCTTCTGGAAAAAGGCGATGCTGATGCTCGTCCACTTCGGCCAACGCTTTACGACTTACTGGCGCATCGGGCTATCAGTTTCTTCCAGAATTCGGAACCTGATTTGTTGAAGCCTGTTTTCAAATTTGACCTTGATAAACCTGATTACCTGGCCGGACCAGATGTATTTGCGAAGCTGATTATTCAAAGTCAGGACTCATTGTCAGGGCGTTATCACGCACTGCTCTTATACCAGCAACTCGTAACTTTCCACTTGCCGGATAGTAACCCAGCCGCGCTGGCCGATGCTGATGCGTTACGATTGGCGTTCGTACACCAGCATAGTGTTGTGCCCAATAAGGATTCGTTATATAGTCAGGCGCTCGAAAAACAGGTTACACAGTATAAAAATCAACCTGCTGAAGCGATTTATGCGTATCAACTGGCGGAGTTTTTGGCAAATTTTGGCAGCCCTATCCGGCCACTGGACGATGAGGATGATTTAACAACTGAGTCCGTAGATCCTGGTCCTTCGCGTTGGAACAATAAACGGGCCGCCGATATCTGCCGGGATCTCGTCAGGCGGTTTCCTAAAACATTGGCTGGGCAGCAGACTTTTCAGTTGTTAAATCGGCTCCTTACTCCTTCGTATACCGTACAGGTAGAGCGGGTAAATGCGCCAGACCAGCCATTCAGAGCCTTGGTAAATTACCAGAATGTGAGCAAAATCACCTACCGGATTATTAAGCTGACGGTGTCCGAACTGGATACGTACCGCATTAATAATGGGGACGATGAGCAACGAAAAAAGTTTACTGCCTGGCTAAAACGTCCCGTTATCGCTGAAAAATCAGTGACGTTGCCCGATGATGGAGACCTCAATCGTCATTCTGTTGAAATGCCACTGAAAGGGTTGCCTGTTGGGCACTATTTACTGTTGGCGATAACCGATGATAAGTTTCAGGAGAAAGCAGAATCAGTTCAATATTCGACCTTTTCGGTCTCCCGACTTGGCTATCTGCTTCAGCCAATGAACAACGGTGAAGCATCGCAAAAGTTAATCGTAACGAATCGTTTGACAGGTGCTCCTTTACCGAACGTGTCTGTCGCCATAATTGAATCACCCAGAACGGCCTCTGGTAAGAAACAGGTTCGAACAGATACAAATGGGCAGGTTAGAATTTCAGTAAGTGAAATGCCGGCACAAACGGCATTCTCATACCTGATAGCGGAGGGTAATGACACGCTGCTTTCAGACCGGCAATATCATTATAGCTACAATAATCGCCAGAATGGCGAGCAGCCCCGTATCTATGGACACCTGTTCACCGATCGGGCCATCTACCGGCCAGGTCAGCTAATTTATGTGAAGGGACTGCTGTATGAAGGCCAGATGAATCAATATGCTGTCGTGATGAACCGGGACGTAAAGCTTGAATTGATCGATCATAATGGCGAACGGGTAACTCAACAGACGCTGAAAACGAACGAATTCGGCACGTTCAATACCAGTTTTACGGCACCCGTCGGCAAATTAACGGGCACAATGACCATTCAGACATCCTTTGGGGCCGCCAGCATTCGGGTTGAAGAATACAAACGACCAACATTTGAGGTCAAGGTTAAGCCGATCAAACAATCGTTTAAGCTCGAACAAACGGTTAGCCTGACCGCAGAAGCCAAAACATTTTCCGGGGCTGTTGTCGATGGGGCCGATGTTCGCTATCGAATTGTCCGGAAACTTCGGGAACGCTGGTATTGGTGGTATGATCACAGGGGCGGAGGTTCTCGCACTACAAATCAGGCCGAAATTGCCAATGGAGTGGCTCAAACGGATGCGAAAGGAAATGTTGTCATTGCCTTCACGGCGGTGCCCGATCGACAAAAGGCGCGTCAGGATAATCCCGTTTTTGAGTTTGAAGTAACGATCGACGTAACCGACCGCGCTGGCGAAACCCGAAGCACTACTCAAACGCTTCAGATTGGTTATTCGGCTTTACAGGCCGAATTAACGATTCCGGAGCAGGTGGAGAAAGATAAAGCTGCTGCTTTTCCAGTAAAAATCACGAATCAGTCGGGTGAGAAGGTATCCGCGAAAGGGCAACTCACGGTTTACAAACTCCAGGCACCAACGCGTCCTTTACGTAATCGGCTCTGGGCACGTCCCGATCGTCAGTTGCTGAGTCGGGAAGAGTTTGAACGACTCTTTCCAAATGACCTTTACGCCAATGAAAACGATCCCCGTTCGTGGCCTAAAGGCGAAGTTGTGCAGCAACAATCCATTACAACCCCGGCAGATTCACTAATCAAGCCCGATTTGAACCGCTATGCCGTCGGAGACTATGTGGCAGAACTGACAGTTAAGGATTCGGCGGGAGAGACAACGAAAGAGCGGGTATTTTTTGCAGTTGTAGACGATAAACAACCGATCGCATCCACACGTACGGATGGATGGGTACAGGTTCGCAAAGCTACTGTTGAACCCGGCGAGGAAGCGATCTTTCTCGTTGGTACGAGTCAACCCGGTTGGGTGTTGATGACTGTAGAAGAAAATCATGTCATCGTGAGGGAGGAATGGTTTAAAACCGATGGCCGTCCCCGGCGTATAAGTCTGCCTGTTACCGAAAAACAACGGGGTGGATTTGGGGTCTATTGTTCAATGGTACAAAATGGACGCCTGTATCAGAAATCACAGCCAATAACCGTTCCGTTCACCAACAAGCAACTCACCATCGAAACCCAGACGTTTCGGAATAAACTCAAACCAGGCCAACAGGAAGAGTGGATACTAACCATTGGTGGTCTTAACGGCGTGCCAGCTGAGATGGTAGCTACTCTTTACGATGCATCATTGGACGCGTTCGATGTGCTTAACTGGCCAACATCTGTTTATCATCCCTATTTCCCTACGTTTTATGGCTGGCAGTCGGGAAGTTTCAGCACCCAATCAAGTAGCTTCCTTATCGCTACTTACCATCCGCAGTCACCTGCTCCGGTTCGGCACTACGATCAGTTAGGATGGATGGGATACCAGTTTGCGCCCTATGGCAATCGACCATTCGTTCGCAATCCTGTTGGCCCCAATGGCTCGTCAGACGGTGCGATTCAGGTAACGGTTCGACGCTCTGGGAAGGCCATCAACGGCACAATAAAGCAAAAAAATGGGACGGCCGTAGAAGGTGCCAACATTTTGATTCGCGGTACGGTTAACGGAGCTATATCTGATAAAAAAGGGAACTTTGCACTAACTGCTGATTCAGAAACCGGTGAGATCACATTGGTTTTTTCGCAGATCGGTTATATAATCAATGAGGTGACAATCAAACAAAAAGCGATATCATTTCAATTGATGCCCGATGCCCGTGCGCTGAATGAAGTCGTTGTGGTGGGTTACGGAGCCCAGAAAAGAATGGAGGCAGCAGGGGGATCTATACGGGCTATGGCGGCTCCCGCAGCGGCCTCAATGGCCGATGGATTTGCTCCGGGGCAAGCTTTGGCAAAAGAAGCTGCTCCGGACGAAGCGCCTAAAAAGCAAACGGAGCTAATCAACCCCCGCAAAAATTTCAATGAAACAGCCTTCTTCATCCCTGAAATCAAAACGGATGCTCAGGGGAGGGTTGTTTTGAAATTTACGATGCCCGAAGCTCTTACACGCTGGCGTTTGCTGGCCTTTGCCCATACGAAAGACTTGAAAATAGGCACGCTGGAGCGTGAGATCGTAACGCAGAAAGAGCTGATGATTACGGCAAATGCCCCCCGCTTTCTGCGCGAAGGCGACACCATTCGCGTAACGGCCCGCATCAACAACCTGACCGACAAGGTCATGCCCGTGTTGGCGAACCTTAGCCTGTCAGATGCATTGACGGGTGAGCCCATCGATCAGAAACTGGTGCGCACAAGTCTGCAAACGTCAGCTACGGTAGCCGCCGGACAAGGACAAAGCGTCGGTTGGACGCTCGTTGTTCCGGCGGGTCTGGAAACCGTGACCTGCCGATTGACCGCCCGATCGGGTACGTTTACTGATGGCGAGGAATTCACTGTACCTATATTACCCAATCGGATGCTCGTAACGGATACGCAGCCATTTTGGGTAAATGGCCGGGAAACGAAAGAATTCAAGCTTAAAGGGCTGACAAACTTAAATCCTGAATTACCCGTCCAGCACGAACGGCTAACGGTTGAGGTAACGAGCAACCCAACGTGGTATGCCTTACAGTCGCTGCCGTATCTGATGGAATACCGTTACGAATGTGCCGAACAATTGTTCAGCCGTTTGTATGCCAATAGCCTGGCAGCTCATATTGTTGGTAGCAAACCAGCCTTTAAACAGGTCATCGCCGAATGGCAGAAAAATCCGCCTAAAAGCCCACTCCAATCGAATGAAGAACTAAGAGCCGTGGCCCTCGAAAATTCACCGTGGCTGGCCGACGCCCGGTCAGAAGCCGCGCGACAATCGCAATTGGGCCAATTACTCGATCAAAACCGGATGGCGGCTGAGCAGGAAAGGGCCTTTGAAAAACTACAGCAATTACAAACGTCCGGTGGAGGCTTCCGGTGGTTTGGTGGTATGGAGCCAAGTCTGTCTATGACTTTGCATGTTCTGAGCGGATTCGGGCATTTGCAGAAGCTGGGCGTTCGTTTTCCAGATGATATGCAGACTAGCCTGAGCGAGATGCAAACGAATGCCATTCGCTATGCTGATGCCGAAATGAAGCGTTGGGTTCAGGAGCAGAAGAAAGACAAAGCGGCCCCATTTCGGTATTTTTCGGCCATTCAATACCTATACGCCCGCAGTTTTTATCTCGACAAGCCAGTGGATAAAGACATGCTCACGTTTCTAAAACAGCGTGTGTCCGACGATTGGCTGAAGCAAAGCCTACAGGGTCAGGCACTCTCGGCAATGGCGCTGTATCGGTTTGGTGATAAAGTGACACCAGCCGCTATTTTACGATCACTGCTCGAACGGACGCGGCAATCGGAGGAGTTAGGTACCTATTGGCCCGATAATACCAGCGGGTTGTACTGGTATCAGACGCCTATCGAAACGCAGGCTTACCTGATCGAAGCGTTTGATGAGATCAAACAGGATCGCGCTGTTGTCGATAACATGAAGCGTTGGTTACTCCGTCAGAAACAGACGCAGTCATGGTCATCGACTAAAGCCACCACGGAGGCTATTTATGCATTGTTGCTCCGGGGCAGCGACTGGCTCGATACAAAGCCGAATACACAGGTAAGCCTTGGTGGACAATCCATCGAAAGTCGGGTAACAAAAACCGAGACCATCACCGGGTATCAGAAAGTGACATACGCTGCGTCTGAAATCAAACCGGAGATGGGCGTTATTCAAATCACCAAAAAAGCTGATGGTCCAGCCTGGGGTGCCTTGTATTGGCAGCATTTCGAACCGCTCGACCGGGTTATGCCCGGAAGTGCCGGGCTATCGGTTCAGAAGACCCTTTATGTTCAGCACGATTCTCCAAAAGGGCCTGTGATAGCGCAGGTAACCCCGCAAACAGCGCTCAAGCCCGGCGATCTGATCAAAGTTCGGTTAATTCTAAAGACTGATCGGGCGATGGAATACGTTCATCTGAAAGATGGCCGCGCATCGGGTTTTGAGCCCGTAGCCGCATTATCGGGCTATAAGTATCAGAATGGATTGGGCTATTATGAATCTCCCCGAGATGCCAGTACCGATTTTTTCATGAGTTACCTCCCCGTAGGAACGCATGTATTCGAGTACGATCTGCGGGTAGCGCAAACGGGTGACTTTTCGGCGGGTGTCGCTACGGTTCAGTGTTTCTATGCGCCGGAATTTGCGGCTCATTCCGCTGGCGAACGGGTGAAAGTGAAGTAA
- a CDS encoding phage holin family protein: MGLIIRILISAVAVYVASLFIPGISVTGGASTYLVVAIVLGLLNAFVKPILTVLTIPITIITLGLFLIVINVLMVYLTDSLVSGFHVSGFIAALLFSIVVSLVTALLDAII, from the coding sequence ATGGGACTGATTATTCGTATTCTCATCAGCGCGGTGGCCGTTTATGTCGCCAGTTTATTCATTCCAGGTATCTCGGTAACGGGCGGAGCCAGCACGTATTTAGTCGTAGCGATCGTTCTCGGCTTATTGAATGCCTTTGTCAAGCCGATTTTAACCGTTTTGACCATTCCCATTACGATTATAACGCTCGGTTTATTTTTGATCGTTATCAATGTGCTAATGGTGTATCTAACTGACTCGCTCGTTAGTGGATTTCACGTGAGCGGCTTCATTGCCGCTTTACTGTTCAGTATTGTTGTTTCGCTGGTAACAGCCTTACTTGATGCTATTATTTGA
- a CDS encoding RidA family protein codes for MTFIETPNAPKPGGHYSQAVVHGDLVYLSGILPITPSGEKLTDATFSEQTEQILKNLDAILQAAGSTREKVIKVTVFIADISAWGTVNQVYTQFFGDHRPARSVVPVLPLHYGFGIELEAIATL; via the coding sequence ATGACCTTCATTGAAACACCCAATGCGCCTAAACCAGGCGGTCACTATTCACAGGCTGTTGTGCACGGTGATTTAGTGTATTTATCCGGCATTTTACCAATTACGCCCTCCGGCGAAAAACTTACTGACGCCACTTTTTCGGAACAAACGGAGCAGATCCTGAAAAATCTGGACGCAATTCTGCAAGCTGCTGGCAGCACCCGGGAGAAGGTGATAAAAGTTACCGTATTTATTGCCGATATCAGTGCCTGGGGAACCGTCAATCAAGTGTATACCCAATTTTTTGGCGACCATCGCCCGGCTCGATCGGTTGTACCTGTCCTACCCCTCCATTATGGATTTGGTATTGAACTAGAAGCCATTGCCACCCTATAG